The following are from one region of the Gemmatimonadaceae bacterium genome:
- a CDS encoding transcriptional repressor produces the protein MDPRNDLDRFRAYLRQHNLPITPQRLAIASLVLASDQHLSVEEVATGLAQQGDNAGTATIYRTLDLLVKSGLVVERDFGEGFRRFEPARGIPHHEHMLCSVCGRVDEFRDERLERMTTLIAESHGFSRQRHRLVIYGVCAECQRSGGPR, from the coding sequence GTGGACCCGCGCAACGATCTGGACCGGTTCCGCGCCTACCTGCGGCAGCACAACCTGCCGATCACGCCGCAGCGACTCGCCATCGCCTCGCTCGTCCTCGCCTCCGACCAGCACCTGTCGGTGGAGGAGGTTGCCACCGGGCTCGCGCAGCAGGGGGACAACGCCGGCACGGCCACGATCTATCGCACGCTCGACCTGCTCGTGAAGAGCGGCCTGGTGGTCGAGCGCGACTTCGGCGAGGGCTTCCGGCGCTTCGAGCCGGCGCGGGGCATCCCGCACCACGAGCACATGCTCTGCAGCGTGTGCGGCCGCGTGGACGAGTTCCGGGACGAGCGCCTCGAGCGCATGACCACGCTCATCGCCGAGTCGCACGGCTTCAGCCGGCAGCGGCACCGCCTCGTGATCTACGGCGTGTGCGCCGAGTGCCAGCGCAGCGGCGGGCCGCGTTAG